The nucleotide window atgtgttgaagggcgacatctctattgagcatgtgaagactgaagaacagctagccgatatcttcacaaagcccttggatgagaagagatttagcaagttgcggtgtgagctaaatatcctagaatcttcgaatgttctgtgaaaaggacactcatcctaacacttatgcaaaattgatgatttagatgtgcaacacatgaataAACGTTTTACTTCAaccaatgaagaataacactcttagtgtgaagaaattaatgaagaatttcattctcagaaccctacgataattgtatgcggtgtctgaaatcatcattcttatacggtgggtcacgccaccaccaaaagttgaaattcctcaaattattcatattcttcaactttgcatagtcttcactggttccgtcgtttttcttcattgtctatatatatatatatatatatgagtttatgtcctctacagtattcacttattgctatttcttcaagttggttttctgttaagtgaatgtgatcggacccttcccctctatgctatactcaacccaatctgttcacaaattcttcatgtgcgttctatttgaaactcgttcaaaatcttcactgtgtccttgtcagctgaagaaattgcgaacggaactttaaaatcTATCTTATCTatattttcggctttgccgctcaaaccgttccgcatcccacgatacacttatccactcactCACTATCTAAcatgatctccacctctcactacgtgggtgacacatgtcatgcgaatgagaagggacaggggcacgttcgtccaatttcttcgggcgagcagtttttcaccgaggctataaatacccctccttcccttcctcacttcttttactccgctcgacctctctctccagctcgagtttctcaaaccctagcgccgccgctacttcatcaccgccggtgaggaagagcttcactgcctcgacctcgtcaccgacgtactcgcgccgaccgcggacatcttcactccgccgccgccgtagccgtcttcctctgccaagttagggcgtggaagatctgcataGACGAACTTCACATTTCCTCACttcagttcgtcgtgttcttcgtccagggtaaataaaatttacttttactgccctcgttgattcgaatgattatctacaaaatcttcaaaagtgtttttcttcatatcttcacatactgaacacctcacaaagtcatctgttcttgattcgtttctctaagcatcatttttcttcaagattcctcaattgtgtggatcttcgatctatacaactctggaacctaagacaaagaacgcttagtgaaaatcttcaagactcatctggtcaaattcctcaaacttgtttttcttgaaaaaccttctgagaacgcatatgacctctccaaattcctcgccactatactctgttcacaggtacacatgtcagctgctgaatcactaggttctcatcaacttaactcatttgcagcgttcctcgaagaaaagttgcatacttcttcagagaattcaattgttcaaattcctcaactgaagaaaatggctgacgatAAGAAGCCAcggaagggaggaaagaggcctgaggtaaatacagcgtttgaaatccctgatgacatatatgttgggtactgcacacctactgaggaaaccaagaatgagcgcgaagtgcgcattcagaagatagagaggagatgggcaagagaatggagggagtacagatatgtcactcctaagtacatgaagaaattcgcactcaatcctccatgcccaagagctccattggcacctggccaaattgctgatcccaccagcctcaagcgcagtgaggactatcctaatgaatgggccaagcgccaagccaagctggctaagcaagccagagaagcagtgaggaaatttaatgaagactctgctgtggctgctgctgcctctgctgaggcctctgtTAAGCCGAGGAAATCCATGTCTAAGAAGCCTGCTcataagccaagtgcttcaccaacagtgccctcacggccaagttcctcagctgcgCCCTCACGGCCAGACTCTTCAAGGTCCTCACGACCAATCCCTCAAGCTGCTCCttcaaaatcctcagcacctCCTCCAAAGTGCTCAGCTGTTCCGACAAAGTCCTTAGCACCTGCGCATCtggcctcgtgccaaaggactgtaggcatctccattgcctctggtgtctcagcaagctcctcagctgcaccaaattcttcatctggccccactctgctgaagaccaaggccactgctggacgaggtccacgcccaagtcctcaaaagaagcaagtcacTTTCCAAGTGCCACCTGAAgaagatgaagctgatgatgatgaacttgcagaaatcatcaaaGACAGACAAGttagggccgctagagccaaaggcacacctatgccactgcttttggatcccaagctgatcctcgactacattgatctctggcacaaggacccaaatactcctatgcctgacttcaagctcaCGCCTGGTCAAAATCACATGCTGACTCATTTCATCCAAGAGGAGAAATGGAAATATGAtcaggccaggcagatcaagaaggCCCAGTACAAGAAAGAGAAATTTCTGAAGAACAACGTTGTCActatgacaactgatgaacttgtaaaaatccaatctgaaatcaaaaccctcagcgatgacttcaaagcttactatgctgattggcaaggagccaaggttagatttgtaaagataactgaacagttcacttcaaatgttgctgccccaacgcaataggaaattcctcaggctgaggCATCTGCTCtgccgactgaagaacatgccagcaccgctgatgacaatcaggctgctaaagaaaatgtgagttccagggctgatgactgcattccagccactgaagaaattgccagggcacccactagtggtgtgcccgaagaaactgaagaactcagggcaactgcatcagttgtgcctgaagaaaatcaaccagattcctcagctgctcctgcaccaacttcaactccaatccttccatctgcatcagatgtgaagaagaccaagactGCAGAGCGTGctacagtgaagaaaaggaaagcattagctgcttcagattcttcagctccaaagaaaatgaagcctatgacaagttcatttgcacatCTGATTGAtattgttcccatctcaaccaggccatcaaaggaccttgttccttttgatgaagaatatgtaatccccagcggatctgatgaagaaactccttctactgcttcgtctgaaccgttggatgaagaaattaaagtggatgcgatcccttcaacacctatcatctcctcgcctatgcctcagttcacagctaaagaggctggcgttgaagaaatggaagatgaagatgtggacattagctgctccacacccgtaatcagtgatgaattctgggaaagtcagcatccaaactctccaatgttcacccctctacagcaaattcctcagtcccccacacaaactgttcacatgggctctgaagaaactcatcccactgcatctgtccatgaggaaattctaaccactagcgctgaagaaactgctgctgctgaacaaccaacaacgcagactgccactgaggaagAACCAGAAATttctcagcctgaagaacctgcgatcgAGATTCCTggggtcgtgatgcaactcactgacactcctctgccgaagccaaaggatccattctcacgcaagcaaaagttcaaggctgatgatttcttcggcgagcacgtattcttcgaagattacaacccatatgactctgctcgcattaggaagaggcgtttctggactgctagtcaagccaatttctatttctcagtgttgttcaacaaggagaagattttctaccatgagcatattcctcatgtggatatggaatctctaccgtgcttcgcaccagtcctcagtgttcttcacgacgctggactgctcaatttttgctctgacatctgcgattggaatgaagaactgattcttgaattctatgcaacgctgcacatcactgGAAAtactgaagatgtgaattcatggatgctggactggatgtctgaaaacactccctacactacaccagcctctgaattgcttcgtgctctaccactcagtcctccccttgaagaagctcgctgcatctatagtgaacctgagctcacacatcattacatgcaagtgctgatgaagcctttgaaatcaggtcaggcaccacgaaccaaattcctcgtgaaggaattgttgtacgtgcccagaactgtctatcgtattcttacgaggacaatcagtcctatcaaaggccacgactcatctgatgaggaaattgttggcatcatgaagaatctggtattcaacatcgttcatggcattcctgtcaattatcacgatttcttcatgaggactatggccaatgttgcaatgtctccgtttgagctgaagccttatgcaccttgaatcatgagattcctcaggaccaggtcttcactcaactacaaagctgatttccagaatcatctcagctacttgcccccaattgaagtcctcaagcagacatattcctcagttgatggaaagggcaaggcaccagctgtaattgatgaaggcattcatccattggatggtcagtttcgcaaagctgcatcttattccaccaatgatgactctgccacacatgactctgccaatgctcccaagtccactcctcaagccactgctccgcgcgtgatgacagACGGTGAACTtatgcttagtcttcaccagaaggtggatcaaaatcacaaatgagttaagcgtcagtttggttcacttcttcataacatgactgccacacacaatgcagtgaagaaaaaccactactacctccatcaagtcttcggtcgcacctagGCAATcgtgtcacatctgtatggtgaagaagatctgaagaacatgggtcttaatgaagattttgactggtctgcacctccaccgaagaaattcaaaaaagtcaaggttccttctctggtggccagctcatattcttcatcgcgcgacactgatgaacatgaagatgtggacgacactgcggcaggccctacatcgaccaacgaccccaacaacgctggcgctccttcatcaacttgattatcttcaggggcattagtcctcagtttcgatccttttggtcattcgatgacaaaggcggagaaatttgagttagtcttcaagcgggtatATTTTTAATGCTCATATAAAACATTTTTAtctgctaagttacaactctcgttcttctgaaactttattggatcgagttgtaatcttaaacccgatggtgctctgatacttttgatgcactgtgctctgatactcttgatgcactattctgcatgcttattcctcgttgatattattgcacgcatgctgaatttcatcaggcaccatatttcatcatgcatttcaaattcttcatattatatattaaatgcgtgtatgaattgcaagatatagggggagatcaacatgattcaactcttcaagtgtgcattgcttcaaaagaaaatACCTCACtgtgcacatcttcagggggagttcttctatatcttgcaatcaaattcctcaatatcagtagttacactttatatgtttatccccgttgaaaacttaacatatattgtcatcaatcaccaaaaagggggagattgtaagtgcatctagtgccccttagtgattttggtgtattgaagacttacaggttaagggactaatgcgtgtgtgagtgtacacatgtctataagtctatgaggagtttgatatttacaggaaaagtcgacccctaaaaataaatatcttcgactgaagattttggtatttctgaagactttcatgaagactttgaaagtgaagaaattggtgtgtccgtgaagacttgatattcatgcgaggaatatgaagcttgaagaatttcattttcatagttttgtttttctctttcttgagtcataggaaacaccgtactgttaaagggggtcgaggaaatactaaggaaaaatttccatgtgatgctcaattcaaaatcctacacctaccaatcccttcgagtggagccattggaaatctcatacagtccagtcaatttcttcagtgacagagacgaagttcttctgatctctgaggaatttgtcatgactgaggagttaggaattcgccagtgcggattgcctacacagtgaggaacatgatagccctgaggattttgctactcaaaatttcggctgttgttgtgctatgcgccagctgtcccaaaatatctatccacctaacggtcatatcattgaagggcatttatgtcttatcatgtcgggctgctccctaggttataaatagccgccccctacaaccactagctggttggctgctccgagagaaactgacacttgtcatttgagagcaacccatcctccgaggactttgagcgaaaatcatcaagtgaaaaaaaaaccaaaaatccaaaacccaaacacctacaaaccccaagtgactgagcatcattgaagagattgatcctgagtgggtCCGACGCTTGTTatctttgaagactgtgcttcttccagacggttaggcgtcatggtctagagcatccaagaggaattatggatcgccgagtgaccaagtttgtgaaggtttggaagtcgcctgaagacttaccacgagtgattggatgaggtctctgtgaccttagttcaaggagaatacggtgaggactgggtgtcttggactaagtgtccttgactgggtgtgcgggactgtgtgtcctcgagtttaaatactcagccgctccaaccagacgtataactgagacagcagttggaactggtctaccaaatcattgtcttcaccgagcttactggttctatttcctcaactctttcatttcctcataactgtgttatatgtttgttcatatctgtgtctgaagactttgactgaagactttctcaatttcctcagttcaatttcttcagtctgtttgtcttcatcctgtgttatcctgtgattacgcttcctgtactctgtgcctgtcttcatttcatcatgatgactatgcttgtattctgttgtgtttacttttgagtacttattccgctgctagtagttcttcgctaaggaatttcctcacctgcaaattcctcagtgaagaatttcataaaaattgcctattcaccccctcccccctctagtcgatataacgcactttcattgGTGAATCACAAAATTGTCAAATTACAAATTTTGAATAAGTTGCATCAATTTAAAATATGTTTGTTGCACCAAAAAAATCAAAAGCATTTCTGCATATGGTAGTACTTGTGTGATGTTGATTTACAAAGTTCCAAGTTCAAATGTTTTTTTATTTGCGAGAAACGAAAAATAGAAGTTTGCCCGCATGAACTTTGATGCAAAAATGTATGGTGAGGAATAGAAAGTGTAACTATATGGCAGTAGAATCACAACTTTCCCCCATTGGAAACCTAACTGGGTTGTCAGCTCCTGAGAAGCGGTGGAAGGTAGGAGGACAACCAGTAGCAGGGACAAGCCACCCGGTTTTGCAGCATTTGTAGTGAAGCTGGACACAAGAGCACGACGACGTGCCCGGACAGAGGTGACACGCCGAAGAAGCCGAGGGAAGGAACCACATTGCCCCAACTGTGGCGCAGGTGGGCACCAGCGGTGCACATGACTACATGAGGTAACCAAAATATCATGCTTCACGTAGTTCCTCCCTACTGAATACAAATTCGGCTCGAGGGGACAgtaatgtactccctccgttccgaattacttgtcttggatttgtctacatacggaggtatctagaattacttgtcttggatttgtctagatacggaggtatctagcacatacctccgtatctagacaaatccaaaACAAGTAATTCAAAACAGAGGGAGTAGGTAGCTATTGTATTATGTGTGCATCCGGTGTGTTTGGAGCAATCCCGCTACACCTATGTACTGCTCTATACGGGATCAACGGGTGAGCTTTGGTGGAATTGCTTGATTGGATGGAAATTAGGAGACGGAACCCATGCAGTTGAATTTAAGGGGTGGGTGGGCAGGGGGTGGAGAGTTTAGTTATGAGGGTTTCAAAGCAATTCAGTAAATCACAAGTAGGTGTGTTCTGCTCATGGATCAATGATTTTCCTAATCATGTGTACATTTTAGGTAACTGTGTTGTGAGCTACGTTGAGTGGATACTTGGATACATATCAGATATGGTGGTATGTCCAATAAAACAATTTAAATCTATTAAGAATGATATGCagtagcccccccccccccacccccgcccAAAAAAAACCATGCATTTTTAAAAATATATATATCAACCAAACAGGTAAGACATAAAAAAAGTACGGAAATGTCATGATATTTGAGAGAGACATCATTTTGTTGTTGTTTTCTTTAAATCAAGTTAATCAACATCAccaacatttttatatacataaTTCTCACTTCATGATTTGAGAGATCTTTTGGGGGTTTCCTAGAACTTCTCACATAATTGGAATCGATTATTTTGGTCAGATGTTTATCTTTCCcatattttaaaaaaattattacattTTTAATATTTACAAAAAACAAAAGGAAGTACATTTTCTTTGGACTTCAAAAATCTGACCTTTGCTTTTCCATCTTTCTTAATTGGTGTGGAAATAATGTAGCCATCATGACGTCAATTTGAACCTTTAAAGTTCTGGAAAATTCAAAAAGGAAAACAGTCCCATAGGTAACACTTGTATCTAGCATGTGGCAAAAAATCAAATGAAAATTCATAAGACACGATgataaaaagataaatatttggCAATACATAGTATCCAGTCTAAGTTGGGCTTTGTATTTGGCCCATCATCAGCATTGATGCCaatttttcatttttattttcaGTTGTCTCAAAAAAAGTTATATTTTAATTTTGACTTGAACTTTTTAAATCATATATTGATTTTTTTTCTATATTTCAtatattttaaaattttggaaCTCATGAAAAAAAATCAGATCCATATGCACAAGAAGTTCTGATGCACCAGACGGGGGAGAGTTGTATTTATCCGGTTTTACAGAATAAAGAAGTAAATCATCTAGTTTTGGAGTTGAGGTTTGTAATATCGAAAGTACCATTATGCTCCCGGGTGCAAATGCAGCCGGGTGAACAGTAAATCCTGAAACTATTTTAAAATCTGATTTTATTTTTTTACAAACATTCTTGAGTGTTCTCCGGGAGTTCTTCTCCCTAACATTTTAATTTTCATGAAGTGATCACGTTCTTGACGCTTTGGGTAGGAAAAAAAACTAGCAGCCAAAAACGCTTCAAAAAAGAGCTTTTTTAGAGTACccattttgtttttgtttttttggcgCTGAGCACATCCAATGCTATTTCTTCACAAAATTTTGCATGGCAAGTAGTAGAACACTCCGACATGTGTGTTGTAAAAAAATTAGAATTTTGAGATTTTGTTTACTTTTTTTGAATTGTATTATTTGAGGTGCACAAGCAACCGGAAGGCGGGAACGGAGAAACTCCATGTCGTTTGTAATAGCATGTACTACTTGGTCAATTGTTGAGTGCTGAAAACTTAAatgggtctgtctaggacacatcgaAATGTGACAACTCTGTTTGTGGTTTAGTTTTTTTGTTCTAGTTTTTTTTTCTTGTTGCTGCATTATATATTTGTGAGAGCTTAGATATGATATCCTTAAAAaaatctagatgtgaattagacaaactgaacttaaatacacatctttCACTTCAAAAACTTCACATGAAAgctttcttttctttttcccCAGAACAGCCAAAAACAGCTCCCTTCCTACGGGGTATCTCAATCCAGTCAAAACGGGATGGAAAAACGGAACGGATAGTGACGCCGCGGTGTCTCCCCGTCGTCAAGTTTCGTCCGTGACAAAACGTGCGAGCAATGGCAACGTGGGAAACTCCGGCAAGACAAGACAACCGTGTCCCAGACGCGCCGCTCCTTCCGGCGAGCCAaccgcctcctcctccatcctATAAATCCCACGCGCCACCACGCGGCAGCCTCATCCATTCCAAGCACCAACCATTCCAGCTCCACCACGCGGTCAACAGCGCGAACGCATCGGGAGATCCAAAGATCCCACAGCTCCATCCCCACTCGTTCCGATCCATTCATTTCACCTTCTCGTGATCTCTTGGCGCGTGTGGGTACAGCCATCAGGCATCAGCCATGGCTGCCGGAGGAGGAGTGGTGCTCAACCTGCGCGTCCCGTCGGCGTCAGTGGCGCCGGCGCGGCGGTGTGGGacggcgtcgtcgtcgtcggtgAGATGCGGGGGCGcgcgcggggcggcgccggcgaggcaTACGGGCGGGGCGCTGGAGGATGACCACTACCGGACGCTGAGGCTGGCGCCGGGGGCCACCAGGGGCGATGTCAAGAGGGCCTTCCACCGCCTCGCGCTGCAGCACCACCCGGACGTC belongs to Triticum urartu cultivar G1812 chromosome 7, Tu2.1, whole genome shotgun sequence and includes:
- the LOC125524271 gene encoding chaperone protein dnaJ 8, chloroplastic-like codes for the protein MAAGGGVVLNLRVPSASVAPARRCGTASSSSVRCGGARGAAPARHTGGALEDDHYRTLRLAPGATRGDVKRAFHRLALQHHPDVVRRGGGDGQQDDAIDFQRINAAYQTLMSNMREAEATLEYWRRRYGLADEDLDRYRHYLNDEDADDWFADF